The following proteins are co-located in the Haloplanus sp. HW8-1 genome:
- a CDS encoding uroporphyrinogen-III synthase: MTGDRPRVAVFRPDDDRLAAARSLLDDLGAEAVADPMLAVEPTDATPRAADYVVFTSKTGAELVAAAGWEPGAATVVAIGPKTADALEAAGYAVDLVPEEFSSTGLVDLLADRAADATVEVARSDHGSPVLLDGLRAAGADVHETVLYRLVRPEGAGESAALAAAGALDAACFTSSLTVEHFLDAAAERGGRDAAVAGLNDAVVGVIGEPTCETAEARGIAVDVVASEATFEALARETVARLRADGG; this comes from the coding sequence GTGACCGGGGACCGCCCGCGCGTCGCCGTCTTCCGTCCGGACGACGACCGCCTGGCCGCGGCCCGGTCGCTCCTCGACGACCTCGGCGCCGAGGCGGTCGCCGACCCGATGCTCGCGGTCGAGCCCACGGACGCGACCCCGCGGGCGGCCGACTACGTCGTGTTCACGAGCAAGACGGGCGCGGAACTCGTCGCGGCGGCGGGGTGGGAGCCGGGAGCGGCGACGGTCGTCGCCATCGGCCCCAAGACCGCCGACGCACTGGAGGCGGCGGGCTACGCGGTGGATCTGGTGCCCGAGGAGTTCTCCTCGACGGGGCTGGTCGACCTGCTGGCCGACCGGGCCGCGGACGCGACGGTGGAGGTGGCCCGGAGCGACCACGGCAGTCCGGTCCTGCTCGACGGCCTCCGGGCGGCCGGCGCCGACGTCCACGAGACGGTGCTCTACCGGCTGGTCCGCCCCGAGGGAGCGGGCGAGTCGGCGGCGCTCGCGGCGGCCGGCGCCCTCGACGCCGCCTGTTTCACCTCGTCGCTGACGGTCGAGCACTTCCTGGACGCGGCCGCCGAACGCGGGGGTCGCGACGCCGCGGTCGCGGGGCTGAACGACGCCGTCGTCGGCGTCATCGGCGAGCCGACCTGCGAGACCGCCGAGGCGAGGGGAATCGCGGTGGACGTGGTGGCCAGCGAGGCGACCTTCGAGGCGCTGGCCCGCGAGACGGTCGCCCGCCTGCGCGCCGACGGGGGGTGA
- a CDS encoding single-stranded-DNA-specific exonuclease RecJ — translation MGPVPELAERAAACADRLRAADAVLLASHIDADGLTSAAVAATALERAGIPFETVFEKQLDGAAIRRIAATDHDTVLFTDFGSGQLDVIAAFEERGAFDPVIADHHQPADATTTHHLNPLLEGIDGASELSGAGAAYVLARALEPAGGDNRDLAALAVVGAVGDMQGGVDGLVGANAGIVTEGVEAGVLAERTDLAVYGRQTRPLPKLLEYASDVRIPGITGDAAGAVAFLAELDADLRDDGEEPRSSGSRPQADAGEWKRWVDLADDDRRTVASALLKRAVSSGVPADRVNDLIGTTYTLTAEAEGTELRDVSEFSTLLNATARYERADVGLAVCLGDRGAALERARTLLRNHRKNLSNGLELVKSEGVTVEDHVQWFDAGSRIRETIVGIVAGMALGADGVRRDLPIVAFAAAGDDEVKVSARGSHRLVREGLDLSAAMREAARLVGGDGGGHDVAAGATIPDGERAAFVAAVDDLVAEQLG, via the coding sequence ATGGGACCGGTACCCGAACTCGCGGAGCGGGCGGCGGCGTGTGCCGACCGCCTCCGGGCGGCCGACGCCGTTCTGCTCGCGTCCCACATCGACGCCGACGGCCTGACGAGCGCCGCCGTCGCCGCGACGGCACTGGAGCGCGCGGGCATCCCCTTCGAGACCGTCTTCGAGAAACAGTTGGACGGGGCGGCGATCCGACGGATCGCAGCGACCGACCACGACACCGTCCTCTTTACCGACTTCGGCAGCGGGCAACTCGACGTGATCGCCGCCTTCGAGGAACGGGGCGCGTTCGATCCGGTGATCGCCGACCACCACCAGCCGGCGGACGCGACGACGACCCACCACCTGAACCCCCTGCTCGAAGGGATCGACGGGGCGAGCGAACTCTCCGGCGCCGGGGCGGCGTACGTCCTCGCCCGCGCCCTCGAACCCGCGGGCGGGGACAACCGCGACCTGGCGGCGCTCGCGGTCGTCGGCGCCGTCGGCGACATGCAGGGCGGGGTCGACGGCCTCGTCGGCGCCAATGCGGGAATCGTCACCGAGGGCGTCGAGGCGGGCGTCCTCGCCGAACGGACAGACCTCGCGGTGTACGGGCGCCAGACACGGCCACTCCCGAAACTGCTGGAGTACGCGAGCGACGTCCGGATTCCGGGGATCACGGGCGACGCGGCGGGCGCCGTCGCCTTCCTCGCGGAGTTGGACGCCGACCTGCGTGACGATGGGGAGGAACCACGTTCCTCGGGCAGTCGGCCACAGGCCGACGCCGGGGAGTGGAAGCGGTGGGTCGACCTCGCGGACGACGACCGGCGGACGGTCGCGAGCGCGCTGCTCAAGCGGGCGGTGTCGAGCGGCGTCCCCGCCGACCGCGTGAACGACCTGATCGGGACGACCTACACGCTCACCGCCGAGGCCGAGGGGACCGAACTGCGCGACGTGAGCGAGTTCTCCACCCTGCTGAACGCGACGGCGCGCTACGAGCGCGCGGACGTGGGGCTGGCGGTGTGTCTCGGCGACCGCGGGGCGGCCTTGGAGCGCGCCCGGACGCTCCTGCGCAACCACCGCAAGAACCTCTCGAACGGACTGGAGTTGGTGAAATCGGAGGGCGTCACGGTCGAGGATCACGTCCAGTGGTTCGACGCCGGCAGCCGGATCAGGGAGACCATCGTGGGCATCGTCGCCGGGATGGCGCTGGGCGCCGACGGCGTGCGTCGCGACCTGCCCATCGTCGCGTTCGCCGCGGCGGGCGACGACGAGGTGAAGGTCTCCGCACGCGGCTCACACCGGCTGGTTCGGGAGGGCCTCGATCTCTCCGCGGCCATGCGGGAGGCGGCGCGATTGGTCGGCGGCGACGGCGGCGGCCACGACGTCGCCGCGGGGGCGACCATCCCCGACGGCGAGCGGGCGGCGTTCGTGGCGGCGGTGGACGACCTGGTCGCCGAACAGCTCGGATAG
- the cysK gene encoding cysteine synthase A → MSDRVTADRGDGSRVVDSVEALIGDTPLLRLDGFAPGLLGKVEAANPYSVKDRIARAMIDAAEASGDLSPGGTVVEATSGNTGIGLATVAAARGYDCVLTMPESMSTERRTMLAALGATLELTPAEEGMTGANRRAENLADADDAVLARQFENAANPRAHRETTGPEIDRATGGDVDAVVAGVGTGGTVTGVAEHFAARDDPVTAVAVEPASSPTVSETCTDGHDIQGIGPGFEPDVLDTALIDEVRAVTAEEARAAARRLGREAGLLVGISSGAALAAATEYATANPSETTVVVLPDTGERYLSTDLFEE, encoded by the coding sequence ATGAGCGACCGCGTGACGGCCGACCGAGGGGACGGGTCGCGAGTCGTCGACTCCGTGGAGGCGCTGATCGGGGACACCCCCCTGCTTCGGCTCGACGGCTTCGCGCCCGGACTGCTCGGCAAGGTGGAGGCGGCCAACCCCTACTCGGTGAAAGACCGGATCGCTCGGGCGATGATCGACGCCGCGGAGGCGTCGGGCGACCTCTCGCCCGGCGGGACGGTCGTGGAGGCCACCAGCGGGAACACGGGCATCGGTCTGGCGACCGTGGCCGCCGCCCGGGGGTACGACTGCGTGCTGACGATGCCGGAATCCATGTCGACGGAGCGTCGAACCATGCTCGCCGCCCTCGGCGCGACACTGGAACTGACCCCGGCCGAGGAGGGGATGACGGGGGCAAACCGGCGGGCCGAGAACCTGGCCGACGCCGACGATGCCGTCCTCGCGCGCCAGTTCGAGAACGCGGCGAACCCGCGAGCCCACCGGGAGACGACCGGGCCGGAGATCGATCGCGCGACTGGCGGCGACGTCGACGCCGTGGTCGCGGGCGTGGGCACCGGCGGCACCGTCACGGGCGTCGCCGAACACTTCGCGGCGCGCGACGACCCCGTGACGGCCGTCGCCGTCGAACCCGCGTCCTCGCCGACGGTCTCCGAGACGTGTACGGACGGCCACGACATCCAGGGCATCGGCCCGGGGTTCGAGCCCGACGTGTTGGACACGGCCCTGATCGACGAGGTGCGGGCGGTCACCGCCGAGGAGGCGCGGGCGGCGGCGCGGCGCCTCGGGCGCGAGGCGGGACTGCTCGTGGGCATCTCCTCGGGGGCGGCGCTCGCCGCGGCGACCGAGTACGCGACTGCCAACCCGTCGGAGACGACGGTGGTCGTCCTCCCGGACACCGGCGAGCGGTATCTGTCGACGGATCTCTTCGAGGAGTGA
- a CDS encoding DUF5783 family protein, translating into MAEFDPEKFEDKYANYFTELQRAYKNAFETMNDRFDSELVHAIDQQVLNESEPFYEDGEFRVELPENPAERVTAVIVDEEKLEATLSRYVEEIEGELRAVFDLEDSDEPKA; encoded by the coding sequence ATGGCCGAGTTCGACCCCGAGAAGTTCGAGGACAAGTACGCCAACTACTTCACCGAACTCCAGCGGGCGTACAAGAACGCCTTCGAGACGATGAACGATCGGTTCGACTCCGAACTCGTTCACGCCATCGACCAGCAGGTGCTCAACGAATCCGAGCCGTTCTACGAGGACGGCGAGTTCCGCGTGGAACTCCCCGAGAACCCGGCCGAACGGGTGACCGCGGTGATCGTCGACGAGGAGAAACTGGAGGCGACGCTGTCGCGCTACGTCGAGGAGATCGAGGGGGAACTCCGGGCGGTCTTCGACCTCGAGGACTCGGACGAACCAAAGGCCTAA
- a CDS encoding NifU family protein produces the protein MSTDAQDADGEDDLRERITNFLRRNFPQIQMHGGSAAIQHIDTETGEVSIQLGGACSGCGISPMTIQAIKSRMVKEIPEITKVHADTGMEGMGGEGGEGGEGGHGGMEPSFPGETTDESDGRDEGPQAPF, from the coding sequence ATGAGTACCGACGCTCAGGACGCCGACGGCGAGGACGACCTCCGGGAGCGGATCACCAACTTCCTGCGGCGCAACTTCCCGCAGATCCAGATGCACGGCGGGAGCGCGGCGATCCAGCACATCGACACCGAGACGGGCGAGGTGAGCATCCAGCTCGGCGGCGCCTGTTCGGGCTGTGGCATCTCCCCCATGACGATTCAGGCGATCAAGAGCCGGATGGTCAAGGAGATTCCCGAAATCACGAAAGTCCACGCCGACACCGGCATGGAGGGCATGGGCGGCGAGGGCGGCGAGGGCGGCGAGGGCGGCCACGGCGGCATGGAGCCTTCGTTCCCCGGCGAGACGACCGACGAGAGCGACGGCCGCGACGAAGGCCCGCAGGCGCCGTTCTGA
- a CDS encoding PCC domain-containing protein, producing the protein MDARELAVSAEYRVAIEAGDDWREAIEAATAEAAVAAAWFTGVGTVRDADVWHYDPDAEEHRAVQFDEPLSVAACMGEVSVTDGKPDARPYAVLTRPSGQAVGGYLNAAVAVEGQVHLRGFEDPFDRRRGP; encoded by the coding sequence ATGGACGCTCGTGAACTCGCCGTGAGCGCGGAGTACCGCGTCGCCATCGAGGCGGGCGACGACTGGCGAGAAGCGATCGAGGCCGCCACGGCCGAGGCGGCCGTCGCCGCGGCGTGGTTCACCGGGGTAGGTACGGTCCGTGACGCCGACGTGTGGCACTACGATCCGGACGCCGAGGAACACCGCGCGGTACAGTTCGACGAACCGCTCTCGGTCGCCGCCTGCATGGGCGAGGTGTCGGTGACCGACGGGAAGCCGGACGCCCGCCCCTACGCGGTCCTCACGCGACCGAGCGGGCAGGCGGTCGGCGGCTATCTCAACGCCGCCGTGGCCGTCGAGGGGCAGGTGCATCTCCGGGGCTTCGAGGACCCGTTCGACCGACGGAGAGGGCCGTGA
- the polC gene encoding DNA polymerase II large subunit translates to MTPDDERYFERMERRLDEAFDRAERAKSRGVDPRPEVEIPIARDMADRVENILGIEGVAARVRELDGQMSREEAALALVTDFVEGTVGDYDTDAGKIEGAVRTAVALLTEGVVAAPIEGIDRVEVLDNDDGSRFVNVYYAGPIRSAGGTAQALSVLVADYARSLLGIDEFKARDDEIERYAEEVGLYDTETGLQYTPKDKETKFIAEHMPIMLDGEATGDEEVSGFRDLERVDTNAARGGMCLVLAEGIALKAPKIQRYTRDLDEVAWPWLQDLIDGTVGNDEGSDDGEGAEDDADGDADTDAADDADGAAGPPRVDSSEKYLRDLIAGRPVFGHPSESGGFRLRYGRARNHGFATAGVHPATMHLVDDFLATGTQIKTERPGKAAGVVPVDTIEGPTVRLANGEVRRIDDPAEALEIRNGVEEILDLGEYLVNYGEFVENNHPLAPAAYTFEWWIQEFEESGADVQALRDDPRVDLAEPSAEEALAWATEYDCPLHPAYTYLWHDVSVDAVETLAAAVASGETRTVESDGGRGIVRSADDGRGDVLVIERTEGLRRTLETLLVEHVATDAGIRIPDWRPLVRSLGLTADLDRTWTSGDLSTAAREYDDGDNAIRAVGEVAPFAVRERAPTRIGNRMGRPEKSERRDLSPAVHTLSPIGEAGGSQRDVGAAAGARTDEGKGVVSVQVGRRGCPDCGTDTHRTQCPDCGAHTDPVYECDSCDRRIEPDESGRVHCERCDRDVTSVERRDVDVGERYREALETVGEREAAFDILKGVKGLTSANKTPEPMEKGVLRAKHDVSAFKDGTVRYDMTDLPVTAVRPEELDVTAEDFRELGYEEDVDGDPLRFDDQLVELKVQDIVLSDGAAQHLLQTADFVDDLLTELYDLPAFYEVEERSELVGELVFGMAPHTSAAVVGRVVGFTSAAVGYAHPYFHAAKRRNCFHPETKVWYRDEDGAWHHQRIDRLVEERLTNPETDDFGTLVQELDGDVHVPSIDDDGVQVLKPVEAVSKHRAPDHLVEIETRSGREVTVTPDHEVQVFDGGEIESKRASKIVDDDQLIKPTHLDTVAPADEPHRIDLLAELLRRDIIDADSLTIRGIAKDELYDLFTKSLSDRWEGTFYPLKSTAEYLGLSKKALSNYVYRESIPVQLFDRLFESTDALLSAVPDNVKLGVKRDRTQMNRFVELNERVATLLGYYAAEGFARTQETSKGTIHQTTICGTESEAREFYMETLRSEFGVEPYRENEAKVTVSGRLPRAFFDTILDAGVYAETKRVPQPLFDSPNRIVAAYLRGYFSGDGSIDSTGTTVSAWTVSSELKEDLVALLTRFGIEARIRHVEPTLLQDQFPEHYGAEDMSMSKPAYVVHLAGERSLRFSKQVGFHLSRKAETLRQNVDERNNKEGYARCFDGGNDEFLLDPVESTNIGTGKVDSVYCLTVADTHSLITNDLSNKQCDGDEDCVMLLMDGLLNFSREFLPDQRGGSVAADSRLVAVSPEGEVRFLTVESFWDELDAGVVRDGKFRKKPCVDEGWQTYVFDDDHRASLAPIEKAIRYPADEDETLLRVETQFGRSLDITADHSLFRYDDGIEEVAGEDLEEGDLVLAPRQLDVDPVETTVDVAEVVDDPYVFIDDHVEDLLRTVWESTDHGSDAHDEFMRGLSYRLAKRKIGYERFEHILGAGGFEGVPADVTVGRSGSETGIAPEIDIDEEFAWLLGLFVAEGTLSSTYPAIHNSDEGIVERARSRAESALGHEPSIRWSNRTYEIRFPAVFEDVLHELGFVDAESYDSSEKVIPEPILRAPREIVIAFIRGFIAGDGSDSTDDNVTTVGFHTTSEDVKDGIVFLLHRLGLVANVSVKTERDGNRQDIYTVTVSGGASDNPLHRVLDGDEPYRSKSLVVSIPDALMALRGMEIEGIKRTIPKYLKRRENVSLEKLREIVTELDSRDLPEIAEARLDELRPLVDGDLSYLRVQRVEEVDYEGDLYDLQVGGEPIFTANWLYAHNSMDAPLVMSSRIDPTEIDDEAHNMDVVRQYPLEFYEATREMADPETVDVEIAEASLETADEYHGFDHTHDTSNIALGPDLSAYKTLGSMMEKMDAQLNLARKLRAVDETDVAERVIEYHFLPDLIGNLRAFSRQETRCLDCGESYRRMPLSGDCRECGGRVNLTVHEGSVNKYMDTAITVAEEFDCRPYTKQRLEVLEKSLESVFQNDRNKPSRLDDFM, encoded by the coding sequence GTGACGCCGGACGACGAGCGCTACTTCGAGCGGATGGAACGACGCCTCGACGAGGCGTTCGACCGGGCCGAACGGGCCAAGTCCCGCGGCGTCGACCCCCGGCCGGAAGTCGAGATCCCGATCGCCCGGGACATGGCCGACCGGGTGGAGAACATCCTGGGCATCGAGGGGGTCGCGGCGCGGGTCCGCGAACTCGACGGGCAGATGAGCCGCGAGGAGGCGGCGCTGGCGCTCGTCACCGACTTCGTCGAGGGGACGGTCGGGGACTACGACACCGACGCCGGCAAGATCGAGGGCGCGGTCCGGACGGCCGTGGCGCTCCTGACCGAGGGAGTCGTGGCGGCGCCGATCGAGGGGATCGACCGCGTCGAGGTACTCGACAACGACGACGGCAGCCGCTTCGTCAACGTCTACTACGCGGGGCCGATCCGTTCGGCCGGCGGGACCGCACAGGCGCTCTCGGTGCTGGTCGCGGACTACGCACGCTCGCTGCTGGGCATCGACGAGTTCAAAGCCCGCGACGACGAGATCGAGCGCTACGCCGAGGAGGTCGGCCTCTACGACACCGAGACGGGACTGCAGTACACGCCCAAGGACAAGGAGACGAAGTTCATCGCCGAGCACATGCCGATCATGCTGGACGGGGAGGCGACGGGCGACGAGGAGGTGTCGGGGTTCAGGGACTTAGAACGGGTCGACACCAACGCCGCCCGCGGCGGGATGTGTCTCGTCCTCGCGGAGGGGATCGCGCTGAAGGCGCCGAAGATCCAGCGGTACACCCGCGACCTCGACGAGGTCGCGTGGCCGTGGCTGCAGGACCTCATCGACGGCACCGTCGGGAACGACGAGGGGAGCGACGACGGCGAGGGTGCCGAGGACGACGCCGACGGCGACGCCGACACGGACGCGGCCGACGACGCCGACGGGGCGGCGGGACCGCCACGGGTCGACTCCTCCGAAAAGTACCTTCGGGACCTGATCGCGGGGCGGCCGGTGTTCGGCCACCCATCGGAGTCGGGGGGTTTTCGTCTCCGCTACGGCCGCGCCCGGAACCACGGCTTCGCCACCGCCGGCGTCCACCCGGCGACGATGCACCTCGTCGACGACTTCCTCGCGACGGGGACACAGATCAAGACGGAGCGCCCGGGGAAGGCCGCCGGGGTCGTCCCGGTCGACACCATCGAGGGACCGACGGTGCGGCTTGCGAACGGCGAGGTGCGCCGCATCGACGATCCGGCGGAGGCACTGGAGATCCGCAACGGAGTAGAGGAGATCCTCGATCTGGGCGAGTACCTCGTCAACTACGGCGAGTTCGTCGAGAACAACCACCCGCTCGCGCCGGCCGCCTACACGTTCGAGTGGTGGATTCAGGAGTTCGAGGAGAGCGGGGCGGACGTGCAGGCGTTGCGCGACGACCCCCGCGTCGACCTCGCGGAGCCGAGTGCCGAGGAGGCCCTCGCGTGGGCCACCGAGTACGACTGCCCGCTCCACCCGGCGTACACCTACCTGTGGCACGACGTGAGCGTCGACGCGGTCGAGACGCTCGCCGCGGCGGTCGCGAGCGGCGAGACGCGAACCGTCGAGAGCGACGGCGGACGGGGGATCGTCCGCTCGGCGGACGACGGCCGAGGGGACGTCCTCGTGATCGAGCGGACCGAAGGGCTCCGCCGCACCCTCGAAACCCTCCTGGTCGAACACGTCGCGACCGACGCGGGGATCCGGATTCCGGACTGGCGGCCGCTCGTCCGGTCGCTGGGTCTGACGGCCGATCTCGACCGGACGTGGACGAGCGGAGACCTCTCGACGGCGGCCCGGGAGTACGACGACGGCGACAACGCCATCCGCGCGGTCGGCGAGGTGGCGCCGTTCGCGGTTCGGGAGCGGGCGCCGACCCGCATCGGCAACCGGATGGGACGCCCGGAGAAATCGGAGCGGCGCGACCTCTCGCCGGCCGTCCACACACTCTCTCCGATCGGCGAGGCCGGCGGGAGCCAGCGCGACGTGGGCGCCGCCGCTGGCGCCCGGACCGACGAGGGGAAAGGCGTCGTGAGCGTCCAAGTGGGGCGACGTGGCTGTCCGGACTGCGGGACCGATACCCACCGCACGCAGTGTCCGGACTGTGGCGCACACACCGATCCCGTCTACGAGTGTGACTCCTGCGACCGGCGGATCGAACCGGACGAGTCGGGGCGGGTTCACTGCGAGCGCTGCGACCGGGACGTGACCAGCGTCGAACGACGGGACGTGGACGTGGGCGAACGCTACCGCGAGGCGCTGGAGACGGTCGGCGAGCGGGAAGCGGCCTTCGACATCCTCAAAGGCGTCAAGGGGCTCACCTCCGCGAACAAGACGCCCGAACCGATGGAGAAGGGCGTGTTGCGCGCCAAACACGACGTCAGCGCGTTCAAGGACGGCACCGTCCGCTACGACATGACGGACCTGCCAGTGACGGCGGTGCGTCCGGAGGAACTCGACGTCACGGCCGAGGACTTCCGCGAACTCGGCTACGAGGAGGACGTCGACGGCGACCCGCTCCGGTTCGACGACCAGTTGGTCGAACTCAAGGTACAGGACATCGTGCTCTCGGACGGCGCCGCCCAGCATCTCCTGCAGACGGCCGATTTCGTCGACGACCTGTTGACGGAGCTGTACGACCTGCCCGCGTTCTACGAGGTCGAGGAGCGGTCGGAACTGGTCGGCGAACTCGTCTTCGGGATGGCACCACATACCTCCGCGGCGGTCGTCGGGCGGGTGGTCGGCTTCACGTCGGCGGCGGTCGGATACGCACACCCGTACTTCCACGCGGCGAAGCGGCGCAACTGCTTCCACCCCGAGACGAAGGTGTGGTACCGGGACGAAGACGGCGCGTGGCACCACCAGCGGATCGATCGGCTGGTCGAGGAACGGTTGACGAATCCGGAGACGGACGACTTCGGCACGCTCGTGCAGGAACTCGACGGCGACGTACACGTTCCGAGCATCGACGACGACGGTGTCCAGGTGCTGAAACCGGTCGAAGCGGTGTCGAAACACCGGGCGCCGGATCATCTGGTCGAAATCGAGACGCGGAGTGGGCGGGAGGTGACGGTTACCCCGGATCACGAAGTGCAGGTGTTCGACGGAGGGGAGATCGAATCGAAACGAGCGTCGAAAATAGTGGACGATGACCAGCTAATCAAACCCACACATCTCGACACTGTGGCACCAGCAGACGAGCCACACCGTATCGATCTGCTTGCGGAATTACTACGGAGAGACATCATCGATGCTGACAGCCTGACTATCAGAGGAATAGCGAAGGATGAGCTCTACGATCTATTCACCAAGTCACTGAGCGATAGGTGGGAAGGGACGTTTTATCCACTGAAAAGTACTGCCGAGTACCTCGGATTATCGAAAAAGGCACTGAGTAACTACGTCTATCGGGAGAGCATCCCTGTTCAACTGTTCGATCGACTGTTCGAGTCTACCGACGCGCTCCTATCGGCCGTCCCGGACAATGTGAAACTCGGTGTCAAGCGAGATCGAACCCAGATGAATCGCTTCGTCGAACTGAACGAACGGGTTGCGACGCTCTTGGGATACTACGCTGCGGAAGGATTCGCTCGTACACAAGAGACATCTAAAGGGACGATCCATCAGACGACGATCTGTGGTACCGAATCCGAAGCCCGAGAGTTCTACATGGAGACGTTGCGGTCGGAGTTCGGCGTCGAACCGTATCGTGAAAACGAGGCGAAGGTGACCGTTTCGGGACGACTACCCCGTGCGTTCTTCGATACAATCCTGGACGCCGGTGTATACGCAGAAACCAAGCGCGTCCCACAGCCACTATTCGACTCGCCGAATCGAATCGTCGCAGCGTATCTCCGCGGATACTTTAGCGGCGATGGATCGATCGACTCGACGGGAACGACGGTTTCTGCGTGGACAGTAAGCAGCGAACTCAAAGAGGATCTCGTCGCACTTCTGACCCGTTTCGGTATTGAAGCACGGATCAGGCACGTTGAGCCGACCTTGCTCCAAGACCAGTTTCCGGAGCACTACGGCGCTGAAGACATGTCTATGTCGAAACCGGCATACGTCGTTCACCTTGCCGGTGAACGCAGCCTTCGATTTTCGAAGCAAGTCGGATTTCACCTCTCTCGGAAAGCCGAAACGCTTCGTCAAAATGTCGATGAACGTAATAATAAGGAGGGCTATGCCCGCTGTTTCGACGGTGGAAATGATGAGTTTCTGTTAGATCCCGTTGAATCCACGAATATCGGCACCGGTAAAGTCGATTCGGTATACTGTCTCACCGTCGCAGATACTCACTCCCTGATCACGAACGATCTGTCAAATAAACAATGTGATGGAGACGAAGATTGCGTCATGCTCCTCATGGACGGCCTGCTCAACTTCAGTCGGGAGTTCCTGCCGGACCAGCGTGGCGGGAGCGTCGCCGCCGATTCGCGGCTCGTCGCCGTCTCGCCCGAGGGCGAGGTCCGCTTCCTGACCGTCGAGTCCTTCTGGGACGAACTCGACGCCGGAGTCGTACGCGACGGGAAGTTCCGGAAGAAGCCGTGCGTCGACGAAGGATGGCAGACGTACGTCTTCGACGACGATCACCGGGCGTCGCTCGCGCCGATCGAGAAGGCGATCCGATATCCGGCCGACGAGGACGAGACGCTGCTCCGCGTCGAGACGCAGTTCGGCCGGTCGCTGGACATCACTGCGGATCACAGCCTGTTTCGCTACGACGACGGGATCGAGGAGGTCGCCGGCGAGGATCTGGAGGAAGGTGACCTCGTGCTGGCACCGCGACAGCTCGACGTCGATCCGGTCGAAACGACGGTCGACGTCGCCGAGGTCGTCGACGATCCGTACGTCTTCATCGACGACCACGTCGAGGACCTACTCCGGACCGTCTGGGAGTCGACCGATCACGGAAGCGATGCGCACGACGAGTTCATGCGGGGGCTGTCGTACCGTCTCGCCAAGCGCAAGATCGGGTACGAACGGTTCGAACACATCTTGGGCGCGGGCGGATTCGAGGGGGTGCCGGCCGACGTAACGGTGGGGCGGTCCGGCTCCGAGACGGGGATCGCCCCCGAGATCGACATCGACGAGGAGTTCGCCTGGCTCCTCGGCCTGTTCGTCGCGGAGGGGACGCTGTCGAGCACCTATCCGGCGATCCACAACAGCGACGAAGGGATCGTCGAGCGTGCGCGCTCACGTGCCGAGTCGGCGCTCGGTCACGAGCCCTCCATCAGGTGGTCGAACCGAACGTACGAAATCCGGTTCCCGGCGGTCTTCGAGGACGTACTCCACGAGCTTGGATTCGTCGACGCGGAGTCGTACGACTCCAGCGAGAAAGTGATCCCCGAACCCATCCTCCGGGCACCGCGTGAAATCGTCATCGCGTTCATTCGGGGATTCATTGCGGGCGACGGGAGCGACTCGACCGACGACAACGTCACCACGGTCGGGTTCCACACGACCAGCGAGGACGTCAAGGACGGCATCGTGTTCCTGCTCCACCGACTCGGGCTGGTAGCCAACGTCTCGGTCAAGACGGAGCGCGACGGAAACAGGCAAGACATCTACACCGTGACGGTGTCCGGTGGAGCGAGCGACAACCCGCTACACAGAGTTCTGGACGGTGACGAGCCTTATCGCTCGAAGAGCCTCGTCGTGTCGATTCCGGACGCCCTGATGGCGCTCCGCGGGATGGAGATCGAGGGAATCAAGCGGACGATTCCGAAGTATCTCAAGCGCCGAGAGAACGTGTCCCTAGAGAAACTTCGAGAGATCGTCACGGAATTGGACAGTCGAGACCTGCCGGAGATCGCAGAGGCTCGACTCGACGAACTCCGCCCACTCGTCGACGGCGACCTCTCGTATCTCCGGGTACAGCGCGTCGAGGAGGTCGACTACGAGGGCGACCTCTACGACCTGCAGGTCGGCGGCGAACCCATCTTCACCGCGAACTGGCTGTACGCACACAACTCGATGGACGCCCCCCTCGTGATGTCCTCGCGGATCGACCCCACCGAGATCGACGACGAGGCCCACAACATGGACGTGGTCCGGCAGTATCCCCTCGAATTCTACGAGGCGACCCGGGAGATGGCCGACCCCGAGACGGTGGACGTCGAGATCGCCGAGGCGTCTCTGGAGACGGCCGACGAGTACCACGGTTTCGACCACACCCACGACACCTCGAACATCGCGCTGGGACCGGACCTCTCGGCGTACAAGACGCTGGGGTCGATGATGGAGAAGATGGACGCCCAGTTGAACCTGGCCCGGAAACTGCGGGCGGTCGACGAGACGGACGTTGCCGAACGCGTCATCGAGTACCACTTTCTGCCGGACCTGATCGGGAACCTCCGGGCGTTCTCCCGGCAGGAGACGCGGTGTCTGGACTGTGGGGAGTCCTACCGACGGATGCCGCTCTCGGGCGACTGCCGGGAGTGTGGCGGGCGGGTCAACCTCACCGTCCACGAGGGATCGGTGAACAAGTACATGGACACCGCCATCACGGTGGCCGAGGAGTTCGACTGTCGGCCGTACACGAAACAACGGTTGGAGGTGCTCGAAAAGAGTCTGGAGAGCGTCTTCCAGAACGACCGGAACAAGCCGTCACGGTTGGACGACTTCATGTGA